In one Thermanaerovibrio velox DSM 12556 genomic region, the following are encoded:
- a CDS encoding V-type ATP synthase subunit I: protein MALVEMGKYRLAVHSDAAEAVFREIQRFGFCEWILPEGEDGAVKAEEARELRGIDDQLGEARFVIRFLDDKAQQKPGGLDKALGKSPELTLDLLEKEAESRNFPKTAEKIRGLERKLSEIRSEEARLRGIAAQLAPVESLEVPISMFNGGTSMAEAYLGSISEESFFAFSEALQNRLGGAVEVIKLSGGTDGQLLCAVIVLKSHAQVFKTVADEMGFQRMELPKELTGLPQEELAKIRSRLEELEAKTREIEDEARSLADESFADALFVSDYLSILKARKEAILRCDSTGFTRIGEFWMPVSKEADLKKVLAPFESHVDLSKAEVEEDELPPTLLENPSWAASCEPLTLMYGVPTYGGVDPTPKMAPFFFLFFGMCFGDAGYGLILTALFSYFLVKHRLSSNLRKFFQVLAIGNVATVFVGAVTGSWFGNMFDAFSFLRSVKPIKDAMQVLDPMTDPITFLGISLAIGFLQLLFGLWISMMDSVRKGDYFGAVADKGSWIVFLVGLVSWGLGGKISPLVAAVGKVLSAVGAIVLVTTQGRDRKNILSRAVIGLLSLYNVTAYLGDTLSYSRLLALGLSSAAIGMIVNLLCTLVVGVPYVGWLLALVIFVGGHLFSVAANILGAFIHSLRLQYVEFFSKFYEANGRAFTPFSCSTSYVRLSDTENPA, encoded by the coding sequence ATGGCCTTGGTTGAAATGGGTAAATACCGTCTTGCCGTGCACTCTGATGCGGCAGAGGCGGTCTTTAGGGAGATCCAACGGTTCGGATTCTGTGAGTGGATCTTGCCGGAAGGGGAGGATGGGGCTGTTAAGGCGGAAGAAGCCAGGGAGCTCCGGGGCATAGACGATCAGCTTGGAGAAGCTCGGTTCGTCATTCGATTCCTTGACGACAAGGCCCAGCAGAAACCAGGAGGGCTTGACAAGGCCCTTGGGAAGTCTCCTGAGCTCACCCTAGACCTTCTTGAGAAGGAAGCGGAGTCAAGGAACTTCCCTAAGACCGCGGAGAAGATCCGGGGGCTTGAGCGTAAGCTTTCAGAGATAAGATCCGAGGAGGCCCGTCTTAGGGGGATAGCAGCCCAGCTTGCACCGGTTGAATCCTTGGAAGTGCCCATATCCATGTTCAACGGGGGCACGTCCATGGCCGAGGCCTACCTGGGATCCATATCTGAGGAGTCTTTCTTTGCCTTCTCAGAGGCCCTTCAAAACCGCTTGGGTGGGGCTGTTGAGGTAATCAAGCTATCGGGTGGCACGGATGGCCAGCTTCTGTGCGCGGTGATCGTGTTGAAATCCCACGCCCAGGTCTTCAAGACGGTGGCCGATGAGATGGGGTTCCAGCGCATGGAACTGCCAAAGGAGCTCACTGGCCTTCCGCAGGAAGAGTTGGCCAAGATAAGGTCTAGGCTGGAGGAGCTGGAAGCGAAGACCAGGGAGATCGAGGATGAGGCCCGGAGCTTGGCCGATGAATCCTTCGCTGATGCGCTCTTTGTCTCCGATTATCTCTCGATACTTAAAGCCCGCAAGGAGGCCATACTCAGGTGCGACTCAACCGGTTTTACCAGGATAGGGGAGTTCTGGATGCCGGTCTCCAAGGAGGCGGACCTCAAAAAGGTGTTGGCCCCATTCGAGTCCCACGTGGACCTTTCGAAGGCAGAAGTGGAGGAGGACGAGTTGCCTCCCACGCTGCTTGAGAACCCATCATGGGCTGCTTCTTGTGAGCCTTTGACCTTGATGTACGGGGTGCCAACTTACGGCGGTGTCGATCCTACCCCCAAGATGGCCCCGTTCTTCTTCCTGTTCTTCGGAATGTGCTTTGGGGATGCGGGGTATGGGTTGATCTTGACCGCCCTTTTCTCTTACTTCCTGGTTAAGCACCGTTTGAGCAGTAACCTGCGCAAGTTCTTCCAGGTCCTAGCCATAGGCAACGTGGCCACGGTGTTCGTTGGCGCTGTTACCGGCTCTTGGTTCGGTAACATGTTTGACGCGTTCTCGTTCCTGCGTTCCGTCAAGCCCATAAAGGATGCCATGCAGGTGCTGGATCCCATGACGGATCCGATTACCTTCCTTGGGATCTCCCTTGCCATAGGGTTCCTGCAGCTTCTCTTCGGTCTTTGGATATCCATGATGGATTCCGTAAGGAAGGGAGACTACTTCGGAGCTGTGGCGGACAAGGGCAGCTGGATCGTGTTCCTTGTGGGACTGGTTTCCTGGGGCTTGGGGGGCAAGATCTCTCCTTTGGTTGCCGCGGTCGGTAAGGTCCTTTCCGCTGTGGGGGCCATTGTCCTGGTGACCACTCAGGGGAGGGACAGGAAGAACATCTTGAGCAGAGCTGTAATAGGGCTCCTTAGCCTCTACAACGTGACTGCCTACCTTGGTGATACCCTGAGTTACAGCCGTCTGCTGGCGTTGGGTTTGTCATCCGCCGCCATAGGCATGATAGTGAACCTCCTATGTACTTTGGTGGTGGGTGTGCCGTACGTGGGGTGGCTTCTGGCGCTGGTCATATTCGTTGGGGGACATCTTTTCAGCGTGGCGGCCAACATACTCGGGGCCTTCATTCACTCCCTGAGGCTTCAGTACGTTGAGTTCTTCAGCAAGTTCTACGAGGCCAACGGAAGGGCTTTTACCCCCTTCTCCTGTTCCACCAGCTACGTGAGGTTGTCGGACACCGAAAATCCGGCTTAG
- a CDS encoding V-type ATP synthase subunit K: MNSIISTMADQLGPVLAMFGAALAAGVAGCGSAKGIGIANEAAAGIMTEDPKKFGLALILLALPGTQGIYGLLTAFFAIQKAGLLGGAPVHVTIWQGLGIFSACIPIALAGYLSAVFQGKSSAATILMISKRPEEIGKAVILPAMVETYAVLALLMSIILLNSVKIG, encoded by the coding sequence ATGAATTCCATCATTTCCACCATGGCTGATCAGCTCGGACCGGTTCTTGCTATGTTTGGTGCCGCTTTGGCTGCCGGAGTGGCCGGTTGCGGTTCCGCCAAGGGCATAGGGATAGCCAACGAGGCGGCGGCGGGCATCATGACCGAGGATCCCAAGAAGTTCGGCTTGGCCTTGATCCTCTTGGCCTTGCCGGGCACCCAGGGTATCTACGGTCTTCTGACCGCCTTCTTCGCCATCCAAAAGGCGGGCCTTTTGGGCGGTGCCCCGGTTCACGTTACCATATGGCAGGGGCTTGGCATATTCTCCGCTTGCATCCCCATCGCCTTGGCGGGGTACCTATCCGCGGTCTTCCAGGGTAAGTCTTCAGCCGCTACCATACTGATGATATCCAAGAGACCGGAGGAGATAGGTAAGGCGGTCATACTGCCTGCAATGGTGGAGACTTACGCAGTTTTGGCACTCCTCATGAGCATAATCCTGCTCAACAGCGTCAAAATAGGTTAG
- a CDS encoding V-type ATP synthase subunit E, with translation MALADIKAKIEADAKEQAEAILRRAREQAEEIRREAQREAEEIKRSFDEKFAKEAPEISKRREAVARLDVEKEMLNAKRRLIAMVFDEAFKAMSSMDKTKKEALVEKLLLSAVEDGDETVVVGPSEDLINEQWLEEFNSKHQKSLKLSPQRDPSVKGGFLLERGRVVTNCTWDMLLKVFQEDRESEVVRQLFADR, from the coding sequence ATGGCTTTGGCGGACATTAAAGCCAAGATAGAGGCCGATGCTAAGGAACAGGCGGAGGCCATTCTAAGGCGGGCGAGGGAACAGGCGGAGGAGATACGCAGGGAGGCCCAGCGCGAGGCGGAGGAGATAAAGCGCTCCTTCGATGAGAAGTTCGCCAAGGAGGCCCCGGAGATCTCAAAGCGCCGGGAGGCAGTTGCTCGGCTTGATGTGGAAAAGGAGATGCTCAACGCGAAGCGGCGGCTCATCGCTATGGTTTTCGATGAGGCCTTTAAGGCCATGTCCTCCATGGACAAGACCAAGAAGGAGGCACTGGTTGAGAAGCTGCTTCTCAGTGCCGTGGAAGATGGGGATGAAACGGTTGTGGTTGGGCCCTCCGAGGATCTCATCAACGAACAGTGGCTGGAGGAGTTTAACTCAAAGCATCAAAAATCCCTAAAACTTTCTCCCCAGAGGGATCCGTCCGTTAAAGGAGGTTTTCTCCTTGAGCGGGGTAGGGTGGTTACCAACTGCACGTGGGATATGCTGCTCAAGGTTTTTCAGGAGGACCGGGAATCAGAAGTGGTGAGGCAGCTCTTTGCCGACCGCTGA
- a CDS encoding V-type ATPase subunit, with the protein MAVQGAYGYVVARLRAMEHRFLDASFINKLVESDDVQSSLKLLGDTIYGQFLSSQRSDRFDEALESALLDSYLEVRGFVPDVALVDVNRLYYDIHNVKVVVKSAILSKRGGKKRWDLMTSLGSVPVDDLLEAVESDDYRMLPLGLGEVIQGCFAVFEQTGDPMDVESLLDRYYFQILEEVVKETSLAGLSDWVKEKVDGENLRTLFRLKRMGFDSQMVLPFLYPGGKLDRSDLISLLSEPVSAWSRVLYCTSFSQLFSAIGDQMSLEEAMPLLEKALDDHFSAYWNRYRYVIDAPENVLAFLWGKEMEVKNVRMILVSKATNYDKERVRRLLRHGYP; encoded by the coding sequence ATGGCTGTCCAGGGGGCTTATGGATACGTAGTTGCCCGCCTCCGTGCGATGGAACATCGTTTCCTGGATGCCTCTTTCATCAACAAGCTTGTGGAGAGCGATGATGTTCAGAGTTCTCTCAAGCTTTTGGGCGACACCATCTATGGGCAGTTCCTGTCCTCCCAGAGGTCGGACAGGTTCGACGAGGCCTTGGAGTCGGCGTTGCTTGATTCGTACCTCGAGGTGAGAGGTTTCGTCCCGGACGTGGCGTTGGTGGATGTTAACAGGCTCTACTACGATATCCATAACGTCAAGGTGGTTGTAAAGAGCGCCATACTGAGCAAGAGGGGTGGCAAGAAGCGGTGGGATCTAATGACCTCCTTGGGGTCTGTCCCGGTGGACGACCTATTGGAGGCGGTGGAGTCCGATGACTACAGAATGCTCCCCTTGGGGCTGGGAGAGGTGATCCAGGGGTGTTTCGCCGTCTTTGAACAGACCGGAGACCCCATGGATGTGGAGTCCCTCCTCGACAGGTACTACTTCCAAATTCTGGAAGAGGTGGTGAAAGAGACCTCTCTTGCGGGCCTTTCGGATTGGGTTAAGGAAAAGGTTGACGGGGAAAACCTGAGGACCTTATTCCGCCTTAAGAGGATGGGTTTCGACTCCCAGATGGTACTTCCGTTCCTCTATCCGGGGGGCAAGCTGGATCGGTCGGACCTCATTAGTCTCCTTAGCGAGCCCGTTAGCGCGTGGAGCCGGGTACTTTACTGTACCTCTTTCAGCCAGCTCTTCAGTGCCATAGGGGATCAGATGTCTCTAGAGGAGGCTATGCCGCTTCTTGAGAAGGCCTTGGATGATCACTTCTCCGCCTACTGGAACAGGTATAGGTATGTAATAGATGCTCCGGAGAACGTGCTCGCCTTCTTGTGGGGTAAGGAGATGGAGGTCAAGAACGTAAGGATGATCCTCGTCTCCAAGGCGACCAACTATGACAAGGAGAGGGTTAGGAGGCTGTTGCGCCATGGATACCCATAG
- a CDS encoding V-type ATP synthase subunit F, whose amino-acid sequence MDTHRNLKGIGALGDYESVLPFQAIGLDAVVVSPDADDEEVRSAVHRFRTGGFAILFVTERVYMSHRDFLDEINDTEDLTVVPIPGIGGSMGLGMQSVRKCVERAVGMDIFAVQ is encoded by the coding sequence ATGGATACCCATAGGAACCTTAAGGGCATAGGGGCCTTAGGGGATTACGAAAGCGTCCTCCCCTTCCAGGCCATAGGCTTGGATGCCGTGGTGGTTTCCCCTGATGCGGACGATGAGGAAGTGCGTTCTGCGGTTCATCGTTTTAGGACCGGAGGCTTCGCCATCCTCTTCGTCACCGAGCGCGTCTACATGAGCCATCGGGACTTCTTGGACGAGATAAACGATACCGAAGATCTTACGGTGGTACCTATACCGGGCATAGGGGGCTCCATGGGCCTTGGTATGCAGTCGGTGCGCAAGTGCGTCGAACGAGCGGTGGGAATGGACATATTCGCCGTCCAATAG
- a CDS encoding V-type ATP synthase subunit A, giving the protein MAEKRTVKGYISKISGPLVVASGMGGACMYDVVRVGNMGLVGEIIELKGDTASIQVYEETSGLMPGEPVVSTGEPLSVELGPGLIEQFYDGVQRPLNSIEEVAKSPYISRGIAVPAISRSKRWTFEPKAKEGDQVGSGDVLGTVKETVLVEHRILVPYGVSGKLVSIKAGDFTVEDVVAVIRTDDGDVEVRMLQRWPVRIPRPVAKRLPPDTPLSTGQRVVDTLFPIARGGTACVPGPFGSGKTVIQHQLAKWADAEIVVYIGCGERGNEMTDVLLEFPELEDPRSGQPLMKRTVLIANTSNMPVAAREASIYTGITIAEYYRDMGYSVALMADSTSRWAEALREISGRLEEMPGEEGYPAYLGTRLASFYERAGRAICLGNDGREGAVSIIGAVSPPGGDLSEPVTQNTLRVTKVFWGLDANLAYQRHFPAINWLTSYSLYAEKLGEYWDNLYDGEWSSYRTEAMGILEDEDRLKEIVRLVGIDSLSKEERMTLETAKSLREDFLHQNAFHEIDTYASMDKQFKMLRNILTFHHLAMEVLRRGALLKDVLELPIREEIARMRYLDEKELAKLDELEDRIKEVLGQLTANGGDEDVA; this is encoded by the coding sequence GTGGCTGAGAAGAGGACCGTGAAGGGTTATATATCTAAGATATCAGGCCCTCTCGTCGTGGCCTCCGGCATGGGCGGAGCGTGCATGTACGACGTGGTAAGGGTTGGGAACATGGGGCTTGTGGGCGAGATAATAGAGCTCAAGGGTGATACCGCCTCCATACAGGTCTACGAGGAGACCTCTGGGCTTATGCCTGGCGAGCCTGTGGTCAGCACTGGTGAACCTCTTAGCGTGGAGCTGGGGCCTGGGCTCATTGAGCAGTTTTACGATGGAGTTCAGCGCCCGCTTAACAGCATAGAAGAGGTCGCCAAGAGCCCCTATATATCCAGGGGCATAGCGGTTCCTGCTATAAGCAGGAGCAAGCGTTGGACCTTCGAGCCCAAGGCTAAAGAGGGCGACCAGGTGGGGTCCGGAGATGTTTTGGGCACCGTTAAGGAGACGGTCTTGGTAGAGCACCGGATACTGGTCCCCTATGGGGTATCGGGGAAGCTGGTTTCCATAAAAGCCGGGGACTTTACGGTGGAAGATGTGGTTGCGGTCATACGGACCGACGATGGGGATGTAGAAGTAAGGATGCTCCAGCGTTGGCCTGTCCGAATCCCTAGGCCTGTGGCTAAGCGTCTTCCTCCGGATACGCCGCTCAGCACTGGACAGAGGGTTGTGGATACCCTATTCCCGATAGCTCGGGGCGGTACCGCCTGTGTTCCCGGCCCCTTCGGATCAGGCAAGACGGTCATTCAGCACCAGCTCGCCAAGTGGGCGGATGCGGAGATAGTGGTGTACATAGGCTGTGGGGAGCGTGGCAACGAGATGACCGACGTGCTTCTTGAGTTCCCCGAGCTTGAGGACCCACGCTCCGGACAGCCTCTGATGAAGCGTACGGTGCTCATAGCCAATACTTCCAACATGCCGGTGGCAGCCCGGGAGGCTTCGATATACACCGGCATAACCATAGCGGAGTATTACAGGGATATGGGGTACTCGGTGGCCCTCATGGCGGATTCCACCAGCCGTTGGGCAGAGGCCCTTCGTGAGATATCAGGGCGCTTGGAGGAAATGCCAGGCGAGGAAGGCTATCCGGCGTACTTGGGTACACGGCTTGCATCCTTCTACGAGAGGGCGGGCAGGGCCATATGCCTTGGCAACGACGGAAGGGAAGGGGCAGTGTCCATAATAGGCGCAGTCTCTCCTCCTGGCGGTGACCTATCAGAACCAGTTACGCAGAACACCCTCCGGGTTACCAAGGTGTTCTGGGGGCTTGATGCTAACTTGGCATATCAGCGGCATTTCCCCGCGATAAACTGGCTTACCAGTTACTCCTTGTACGCCGAAAAGCTTGGAGAGTATTGGGACAACCTCTACGATGGAGAGTGGAGCTCCTACAGGACCGAGGCCATGGGCATACTGGAGGACGAGGATCGCCTAAAGGAGATCGTGAGGCTCGTCGGCATAGATTCCCTCTCGAAAGAGGAACGCATGACCTTGGAGACTGCTAAGTCACTGAGGGAGGACTTCCTCCATCAGAATGCCTTCCACGAGATAGATACCTATGCCTCGATGGATAAGCAGTTCAAGATGTTGAGGAACATCCTGACCTTCCATCACCTTGCCATGGAGGTGTTAAGGCGGGGAGCCCTTCTAAAGGACGTGTTAGAGCTCCCGATAAGGGAGGAGATCGCCAGGATGAGGTATCTGGACGAGAAGGAGCTTGCTAAGCTGGACGAGCTGGAGGATAGGATAAAGGAAGTATTGGGGCAGCTTACCGCCAATGGAGGTGATGAGGATGTTGCCTAA